From the genome of Pseudomonas sihuiensis:
GCGTGCGGCCAACCAGCGGCGACAGGGTGAAGGCCATGTAGTCCTCCATGGCCAGGGTACCGGCGGCGTACTGACGCATCAGCTCCTGCTCGTGGGCGAGGAAGGAGTCGCCGTCGGCCCAGCCGATCTTCACCATTTCCTGTGTCCACAGGCTGGCGCAGTCGCCGTGGATCAGGGTTTCGTCGAGATCGAAAATCGCCAGGGCCATCACGCCACCTCCCGGATTGCATCGGCGCCAATGGCCAGGCTGACGCTTTGGCCGTCGTGGTGCAGGTCGGCGGCGGAGCGGTTGAGCACATCCACCAGCAGCTCCACGCCGCGCGCTTCGACGCGGTAGCGGATCACGTTGCCGAGCAGGCTATGGCTGCGAATCTGCGCCTCGATGCCGCCGTCGGTGAAGTGAATGGCCTCCGGGCGAATCGCCACGCGGCTGCCGATCTGTTGGCCGAGCAGGCGGCTGGCAGCCTCGGCATCGAGCAGATTGTAGTTGCCGATAAAACCGGCGGCGAAGGCATCGGCCGGTGCGGTGTAGAGGGTTTCGGCGTCGCCGCTCTGGACGATCTGCCCGCCGTTCATCAGCACGATGCGGTCGGACAAGACCAGCGCCTCTTCCTGGTCGTGGGTGACGAAGATGGTGGTCAGGCCCAGCTCGCGCTGGATAGCGCGGATCTGCTCGCGCAGGTGTTTGCGGATGCGCGCATCCAGCGCCGACAGCGGCTCATCGAGCAGCAGCAGGCGCGGGCGGGTGACCAGCGAGCGGGCCAGGGCCACGCGCTGGCACTGGCCGCCGGAGAGCTGCTGCGGGTAGCGGTCGGCGTAGTCGCTGAGCTCCACCAGTTCCAGCACCTCGGCGACGCGCTTGCTGGCCTCGGCGGCTGGGACTTTCTGCATGCGCAGGCCGAAGGCGACGTTCTGTTGCACGGTCATATTGGGGAACAGCGCATAGCTCTGGAACACCATGCCGATGCCGCGCTTTTGCGGCGCAACGGGTACCAGGTCCTCGCCGCCCAGCAGGATCTGCCCGCCGTCGACTGCGGTCAGGCCGGCGATGCAGCGCAGCAGGGTGGACTTGCCGCAGCCGGACGGGCCGAGCAGGGTGATGAACTGACCCTGGCCGATCTCGATATTGATGTCGGTGAAGATGGGCGTTGCGCCGTAGCTTTTATGCAGGCCGCGGATATTCAGGTAACTCATGATTTGTCCTTGTTCAGACGGTTGGCTGCCCAGGTCATCAGCAGCACGAACATGAAATAGGAGATCACCAGGGCGCTGGTGAAGTGGCCGCTGTCGTTACGCATGTTGTACAGGTACACCTGCAGCGTCTCGTAGCGGCTGCCCACCAGCAGGTTGGCGAAGACGAATTCGCCGAACAGGAAGCTGAAGGACAGGAACACCGAAACCATCAAACCCTTGCGCAGATTCGGCAGCACCACCATGAAGGCCGCGCGCCAGGTGCTGGCGCCGAGCAGGTGGGCGGCGTCCATCAGGTCGCGCAGGTTGATCGCCTGCAAATTGTTGGTGATGGCCCGGTACATGAAGGGCAGGGCGATGGTGAAGTAGCAGCCGATCAGTATCCATGGCGTACCGAGGATCGGCAGCGGGCCGGATGCGAACAGCTGCATCAGGCCCACCGAGGACACCACCGGCGGAATGGCGAACGGCAGCAGGATCAGCACGTTCATCACGCCGTCGAGCTTGGGGAAGTGGTAGTTGACCACGAACAGCAGCGGCAGGATCAGCAGCAGTGCCAGCGCCAGGGCGCCGAAGCAGACCAGCAGCGAGCGGCCGAAGGCGGCGAGAAAGCGTGCATCGCTCCACAGCGCCACGTACCACTTGAAGGTGAAACCGCTGGGCAGGATGGTCGCCGACCAACTGGTGGACAGCGAATAGACCAGGGTGCCGAGCAGCGGCAGCAGCAGGATCAGAAACAGCAGGTAGACCACCAGTTGGTGGAACAGCGGCGAGCGTTTTTCAGCGGGTGACATGGTAGCTCCGGCGCAGCAGCCATTGGTGGACGATGGTGATCAGGGTCATCAGGCCGACCAGCACCATGGCCAGCGCGCTGGCCATGTTCGGGTCGAGGAAGATGTCGCCGGAAACCATCGCCGCGATACGGATCGGCAGGATGTTGAAGTTGCCAGTGGTCAGCGCATACACCGTGGCATAGGCGCCCAGGGCGTTGGCCAGGAGGATGACGAAGGTACCGAGCAGCGCCGGGGTCAGCACCGGCAGGCCGATATACCGCCAGAACTGCCAGGTGCTGGCGCCGAGCAGTTCGGCCGACTCGCGCCAGTCTTCGCGTAGGGCGTCGAAGGCCGGATAGAGCAGCAATACGCCGAGGGGAATCTGGAAGTAGGTGTAAAGGACGATCAGGCCGGTCTTGGAGTAGAGGTTGAAGTCCTCGATCACCCCCATCTGCTTGAGCAGGATGGTCAGCGCGCCGTTGAAGCCGAGCAGGATGATGAAGGCAAAGGCCAGCGGCACCCCGGAGAAATTGCTGGTCATGTTGGAGAAGGCCATGACGAAATCGCGCAGGCGGCTGCTGACCTGGCGCAGCGAATAGCTGCCGATGATGGCGATGACGATGCCGAACAGGCTCGACCAGAAGGCCACCTCCAGGCTGTGGCGCATGGCCTGGCGGTAGAACGCCGAGGAGAAGGCCTGCTGGAAGTTGCCCAGGCCCCAGCCTTCGGCGGTGTTCAGGCTGTTGCTCGCCACCCAGGCCAACGGTGCGATCTGGAAGGCGAAGAAGAACAGGGCGAAGGGTACCAGGCACAGCAGTGCCCAGCCCTTGCTGGAAATGGTGGACTTCATGCAAGCAGCTCCCTGCACCAGGGTTTGTCGTGGGCCGCGCCGAGTAGCTGGCAGATGGTGCCGCACAGCTCGGTCTGTTGTGGGCGGGCTGCAGGATCGAGGCTGAACGCGCTGCCGAGAACGATCAGCGGCACTTCGCGCTCTTCCGGCAGCACGCCGTTATGGCTGCGGTCGTTGTTCATGCCGTGGTCGGCGGTCACCAGGATCTGGTAACCGGCGTCGAGCCAGGTCTGGATGTATTCGGCCAGCAGCACGTCGGCCATGCGCGCGGCGTTGCGGTACTGCGAACTGTCGAGACCGTGCTTATGGCCGGCGTCGTCGATGTTCATCGGGTGCACCAGCAGCAGGTTGGGGCTGTGACGCTGGCGCAGGCTGTCGGCATCGGCGAACAGGTGCGAATCCGGGTAGTGGTCGGCGTAATAGAAGTGGCCGTGCTGGATCGGTAGCGACGGTTCAAAGGTGTGACGGTCGCGGGAAGCCTGGAAGGGGGCGCGGTTATACAGCTCGCTGACCCAGTGATAGGCCGCGGCGGCGGTGCTCAGGCCGGCGTCACGGGCGTAGTGGAAGATGCTGCGCTGATTCGACAGGCGCACCACATCGTTATTGACGATGCCGCTGTCGATGGGCGCCACGCCGGTGAGGATGCATTCGTAGAGCGGGCGGGACAGTGCCGGCAGTGCGCAATCGAGCTTGTACAGCGCGGCGCGCCCGGCCTGGCAGTAAGCCAACAGGTGGCCCAGCGCATGCTGGGCCACCTGATAGCTCAGGCCATCCAGTACCACCAGGATGACGTTGTGCTTCATGGATTTCTCTCGTTCGGTCGTAGCCCGGATGCAATCCGGGGGCGTACTTGGCGATTGCCCCGGATTTCATCCGGGCTACGGATCAATGGTGTCGCGGCCGCATCAATTCATATTGATGATCACGTGCTCCTGCCACAGGCGCGGCAGGGCCTTGGAGGTGGCCTCCCAGGCAGCGGCATCCTTGATCGGCTGGACCTTGGCGTACTGCTCTTGCGGCAGCAGCTTGGCCTGCACCTCGGCCGGCAGCTCGATGTGCTCGGCGCGGATCGGGCGGGCGTTGCCCTTGGCCAGGTTGATCTGCCCGGCGTCGCTCAAGATGTATTCGCGGGTCAGCTTGGCGGCGTTGGGGTTCTTCGCCCATTTGTTGATGATGGTGCTGTAGCCGGAGATCACCGAACCGTCGGACGGGATCAGCACCTCGAAGCGCTCGGGGTCGATCTGGTCGCGGTAGGACAGGCCGTTGAAGTCCCAGACGATGCCGACTTCCACTTCGCCCTTCTCCAGGGTCTGGATGGTCGGGTTGGCCAGCGACAGGCGACGCTGCTTGGCCAGTTCGCCATAGAAATCCAGCGCCGGTTGCACGTTGCTCTCGTTGCCGCCCATGGCGATGGCAGCGGCCAGTACGCCGTTCACGGCTTGCGCAGCGGTGCTCACGTCACCGGCAGAGACCTTGTAGGTGCCGGTCTTGAGGTCGGCCCAGGAGCGCGGAATGTCCTTGACCAGTTGCTTGTTGACGATGAAGGCGATGGAGCCGGTGTAGGCCAGCATCCAGTGACCGTCCTGGTCCTTGGCCCAATCCGGAATCTGCGCCCAGGTGCTCGGTTTGTACGGCTGGGTCACGCCTTGCTGTACGGCGATGGGGCCGAAGGCGGCGCCGACGTCACCGATATCGGCGGTGGCGTTTTCCTTTTCGGCGGCGAACTTGGCGATTTCCTGCGCCGAGCTCATGTCGGTGTCCTGATGCTTGAGACCGTAGAGGCGCGCCAGGTCCGCCCAGGTGTCTTTCCAGTTGGCCCAGCTGTCGGGCATACCCACGCTATTCACCGCGCCCTCGGCGCGTGCAGCCTGTTCCAGTGCCTGCAAGTCGGTGCCTTCGGCCATGGCGGAGGTCGCCAGGGCGATGGCCGAACCCATCAGTGAAGCCAGCAGCAGTTGTTTCATTGGAAACTCCTTTGCAGTGAGAGTGTTGGTCTAGATCAGCAATACCCGAGCCAATCTAAGCGCCTTCGATGACAGTTTTATGTCCGGCCACGGCTGGCAGATGTCTAGGTGCAGCGGGCCGGTGCGCTTCACAAGCGTAGACCATGGATAAGTGGCTGATTTGCTGGGCTGTGAGTAAGCATGGCGGTGGCATGCGGCGTGCTTGCAGCATGGCTGTCATCTATCAGTCATCTAGACTGCCTAGGCTTGTAACCCGTCTGAGCAAGTGACTTTTGCCCTGTCATGGGGCTGGACTAGTCCAAAAGGGGAAATTTTGATGCGCGAAGAAGCGCCACGGGCCGTCACCATCATCTGCCGCGCGTTGCAGGAGCAGATCGACCGGGGCCTGTTGCCCTCCGGCAGCAAGTTGCCGGCCGAGCGCAAGCTCAGTGAGTTGTTCGATACCACGCGCATCACCCTGCGTGAGGCGCTCGGCCAGTTGGAGGCGCAGGGGCTGGTCTATCGCGAGGAGCGTCGTGGCTGGTTCGTTTCGCCGCAACGGGTGGCCTACAACCCTCTGGTACGTACCCACTTCCACGCCATGGTCGCCGAGCAGGGGCGGGTACCGGCTACCGAGGTCCTGAGTGCGCGCTTGATGCCGGCCTCCGCGCAGATCTGTCAGGTGCTGGAGCTGCCGGCGCTGTCGAGCGTCTATCAGGTGTGCCGCGCGCGGCGCATCGACGGGCGCCTGGTGCTATATGTCGAGCACTACCTGAATCCGGCCTACTTCCCCGGCATTCTCGAGTTCGACCTGACTCGCTCGCTGACCGACCTGTATGCCAGCGAGTACGGCATCCACTACGGTCGCGTGCGCTTCGACATGGTACCCACCGCGCTGCACGCCGAAGCCGCGGCCAGCCTCAAGGTGGCACCGGGCAGCCCGGCGCTGCGCATCACCCGGGTCAACCGCGATCAGCACGGGCGCATCATCGACTGCGACCTGGAGTTCTGGCGCCACGACGCCATTCACGTCAGCGTCGAAGTCCCCGAGTAGGGTGCGCTGCGCGCACTGAGGTCGCCGGCAGACTGTGAATCGCCAGTGCGCAAGGACTACGGAGAGGCGATGCGCACGGCGCACCCTGCCGTTCGTCGGCTTCTGTGATGTTTTTGCGGCCAATGTCGAAATGTGCTCGCCGCGTTCGACTATCCAGTACCCACCCGCCAAGGAACTGGAGTGCGTCATGAAATACCTCTGCCTCGTCTACGCCAACGAACAGGAGCTGCACAGCTCCCCCGACAGCCCGCATGACAGCGAGTGCTTCGCCTACGCCAATGCAGTACAGGAGAGCGGGCGCATGCTCGCTGCCGAGGCGCTGCAGTCGGTGCAGACCGCCACCACCGTGCGCATGCGCGGCGGCAAGCTGGCGATCACCGACGGCCCCTTCGCCGAAACCAAGGAGCAACTGGCCGGCTTCTATCTGGTGGAGGCGCGCGACCTCAACGAGGCGATCCAGCTCGCCGGACACATTCCCGCTGCCCGTGTCGGCTGCGTGGAGGTGCGTCCGGTGCGTGAGCTGGATATCCAGCCGGCGCAGCTGCAGGCCGGCCAGCACTGAGCCGGCAAGGCTCGATCAACCGGGAGAACCGCTATGGATCGCCGCTATATCCCCGAAGTCGCCACGCGTGAGCAATGGCTGGCAGCGCGCAAGGCGCTGCTCGAGCAGGAAAAGGCGCTGACCCGTCAACGTGACGCGCTCAACCGCGCCCGCCGTGCCCTGCCCATGGTGCTGGTGGAAGAGGATTACCGCTTCGACGGCCCGCAGGGCGAAGTCGGTCTGGAGGCGCTGTTCCACGAGCGCAGCCAGCTGATCGTCTACCACTTCATGTACCACATGGATCGCGGCGAGGGCTGCGACGGCTGTTCCTGTCTGGTGGACAACATCGGCCACCAGTCCCACCTGCATGCTCGCGACACCAATCTGGTGCTGGTCTCGCGCGCGCCCTTGGCCGATCTCGAGGCCTTCAAGCGGCGCATGGGTTGGACCCTGCCCTGGTACAGCTCCTACGGCAGCCGCTTCAACTACGACTACCACGCCACCACCGACGAGCAGGTCGCGCCGGTCGAATACAACTACCGCGACAAGGACGAACTGCAGCGCCTGGGCCTGACCTATCACATCCAGGGCGAGCAGCCCGGTGTCAGCGTGTTCCTGCGTGACGGCGGGCGGATCTACCACACCTATTCCTGTTATGGCCGAGGGCTGGAAATGCTGATGAGCAGTTTCCATTTCCTCGACTTCACGCCTTTTGGCCGCGGCGAGGGTTGGGATGGTATGCCCGATCTGGACGGCAAGGGGCTCAACTGGACGCGCCTGCACGACGAGTACGAACAGACCGCGCCCACCCACGACTGCTGCGGCCACAAGGCCTGAACCTCGGTGAAGGAGAACGACATGAGTCAGCACGAACTGCAAGATGCCCTTAACGACTGGACCGAAGCCTGCCGCAGCAAGGACGTGGCGCGCATCATGAGTCACTACGTCGAGGACGTGGTGTCCTACGATGCCATCGGCCCGTTGCGTTTTCAGGGGCGCCCGGCGTACCAGGCGCATTGGCAGGCCTGTATGGAGATGTGCAGTGGCCCGGGGATGTTCGAACCGCACGAGCCGACCTTCACCGCCAGCGGCGATCTGGGCGTGACCCATTACCTGCTGCATTGCGGCGGCAGCAATGAAAAGGGCGAGCTGGAGACCTGCTGGATGCGCGTGACCCAGTGCCTGCGCCGCCAGGGCGGCCGCTGGCTGATCTTCCACGAGCATTTCTCTGCGCCGAGTGACATGGAAAGCGGCAAGGCGCTGTTCGATCTGCAGCCCTAGCAGGCTGTTGAAAAACTACCTGCGTTGCCATTGCTGCGTTAAAAACAGACTGGAGCGCCAGCCCGGTCGAAATACTCATTTACAACACGTAAAGTCGAGCGCGACCCCGGCCGTTTTTCGCCTGTTTTTGTGGGGCCGCCATCGGTATTGCACTGGCTTGCCTCGCCTACGTTTTTCAACGGCCTGCTAGCGAGCGGGGACTGCGCGATGGTCTGGTGCGTACCAGACCATCCTTAGCGCGCGACCAGTTCCAGCATGCGTTGCGCTTGCTGGCGTACGGCCTCACGCAACTCGACCGGCTGTTCGATGGTGAAGTCGAAGGACAGGCGTAGCAGTAGGCGAGCGAACCAGGTCGGGCTGTCGGTGCTGGTGGTCAGGCGCACGCTATTGCCTTCGGGCATCAGCAGACCGGCGTTGTGCCCGAGTTCGGCGATGGCACCGGCGAGGTCGGTGTGCAGCTGGATACTCACCGGGTAGGCTCGTGGCAGGGTGGCGATGCTGGTATTGAGGTGGGCGGCGGCATCGAAGGCTTCCGGCCGCTCGAAGTGGCTCTCCAGGGCGCGTACTTCGCGCAGCCGATCCAGACGGAAGGAACGCACCGCCTGGCGTAGGTGGCAGTAGCCGCTCATGTACCAGAAGCCCTGGCGGAACACCAAACCGTAGGGATCGACCTCGCGCTCGCTGCATTGGCCCTGATCGCTGCAATAGCTCACCCGCACCTGACGGCGCGCCTCGGCGGCGGCGGCGAGTTCGGCTAGCAGTTGCTGGTCGCCATTGGCGCGGCTGCGCGGCAGATCCAGAATGGCGCTCTGGCTCAGGGCGCGCACCCGCTGCTGCAGCCCCTTGGGCATTACCCGCTCCAGCTTGGCGCGGGCACTGGCCACCGCCACGGCGGTTTCTGCCAGGCCCAGATTGGCCGTCGCCAGCAGGCCCAGCGCCACCGCCTGAGCTTCCTCAGCCGTGAACATCAAGGGCGGCAGCTTGAAACCGGCCACCAGGCGGTAACCACCGTGCCGGCCGCGCTCGCTGGTCACCGGAATTCCCAGGTCCTCCAGGTGGCGGATGTAACGGCGCAGGGTGCGGCCGTCCACCTCGAGGCGCTCGGCCAGTTCGCGGCCGCTGAGCTGGCCATGACTTTGCAGCAGCTCCAACAGGGCGAGCACGCGGGTGGTGGGGCTGTTCATGGGAATCGCAGGCTCCGTAGTGCGGCGCTGTGCGCACCGGTCAAACCGCTAACTGTCTTGCTGCGCGCGCACTCAACAAAAACAGCGGTAGGCGATTTTATTAGGGCGGAATATAGCCTAATTGGCTCTTAGTCTGGAGGTAGGTCGACGCTAAAGGCGTGTCGGCCACCAGCAGACAAGGAGCACCCCTTATGCAACCGATACTGTTCTACGGCGTTCCGCAAGGCTGTTCGTTCGGCTCGATCGTAGCCCTCGAGTGGCTCGGCCAACCTTATCGCCTGTGCCGGGTCGAGATGCTCGAGCAACCCTGGGACCCGCTTTTCGAGCGGATCAACCCGCTCTATCAGACGCCCACGCTGCTGCTGGAGAACGGCGAGTTCCTGAGCGAGAGCCTGGCCATTCTCCTGAACCTGGCGGCGCGGTCGGTGGAGACGCCGCTGGGACCACGCCAGGGCAGCGACGAATTCGATGCACTCAGCCAGATGCTGTCCTACCTGGTGAGCGACTTTTTCTCCGCCTTCAACCCGCTGTGGCTGGCTTATGAAAAGGCTGAGCTGGACGAGCCGCAGCGCGAGCTGTTGCGCAGCCTCGGCGCAGAACAGGTGAAGGCGGGCTGTCGTTATCTCGATCGGTTGCTCAGCGAGCGTGACTGGCTGCTGGGTCAGCGACGCAGTCTGGCGGACGCCTACCTGAGCGGTGTCGGCCGCTGGGTCGACTACCACCAGTTGTTCGATCTGCGACACGACTACCCGCATCTGGCCCGCCACCTGGCGCGGCTCGCCAACGATCCAGCGGCGCGTTTCGCTCATGCGATCGAGCAGGGCATGACGGTTGAGGGCGCTGGCGGCTTCCTCGGCCATGTGGGCTTCCAACAACTGCGCGAAGGGTTGTGCGCAGCCTGAAAACCTATGGTGAGGTTTCGATGATCGACCATCTTTGTATCACCGTGGCCAACTTTCGCCGCAGTCGCGCCTGGTATCAGGCGGCCCTGGCGCCTTTGGGCTACGAGCTGAAATACGACGGCGAGCATGGCGCGGGGTTGGCCGCCGGCTTCGGTCCGCAGGCCGAGGAGCAGGCCGTGCTTTACCTGCTCAGTGCCGTCCCCGGGCGTGGTCAGTGCGAGCCGCTGGCGCATTTTTGCCTGCGTGTCGACAGCCAGGCGACAGTGCAGGCCTTTCATGCCGCGGCGCTGCAGGCCGGTGGCGAAGACAATGGCCGGCCCGGCCTGCGCGAAGAATATGGCTACTACGCCGCCTTCGTGCTTGACCCCGATGGCTACAACGTCGAGGTGGCCTGTTACGTCTGAACCTTCGTCACTGCTGGCCCAGCGCCGCGCAGGAAGGCTCGTAGCGCTGCTGGCAGGCGCTCTGGTACAGGCGCTGGGCCTGGTCAGGGTCGCGTGGTACGCCGCCTTCACCGCGACGGTAGAGGTTGCCCAGTACATGTTGCGCCATCGGGTTGCCCGCAGCGGCTGACTGGTTGAGGTACTTGAGCATGTCGCGCTGGTTGGCGAACTCAGGGGCGTCGCGGCCGGTGTAGAGGTAGGCCAGGCTCACTGCAGCCATGGCATGACCCTTGTCGGCGGCCTGCTTCCACCAGTACTCGGCCTGCTTGAGGTTCTTCTCCGGCTGGCCGACGAAGTAGCTGCTGCCGAGCTGGAACTGGCTTTCCAGATCACCACGCTGGGCCTGCTGGCGCAGTTGGTCCTGTTCGGTCTGGGTGATGGGCTGTTCCACCTGCGGCTGTTTTTCCGGCGCGCTGGAGTCAGGTTCACGCCCGGCGCAGCCCACCAGCAACGCGAGGGCGAGCAGGGCAGTGGTAGCGTGACGCAGGTTGATCGGGCTGGGCATGGCAGAAACTCCGTAGGCGGGAAACAGGGCAAGTCGCTATTAGGCTGACCCTGGACACCATAGTTCGCCGTCGTTGATCAGTCTGTCGCGGTGCGACTTCACACTCGCGTCATGAACTGCAATCCTGAGCGCTGATTTCGCTTACGAGGCAGTCATGAAGATCAGTGCGGATTTCGACAGTGGCAACATCCAGGTCGTCGACGCCAGCGACCCGCAGCGCGTAATGCTGGCCATGCGGCCGGACCTCAACAGCCACCATTTCCAGTGGTTTCACTTTCAGGCCGATGGTCTGCAACCTGGCCAGGGTTATGGCTTCTGCCTGACCAATGCCGGGCAGTCGGCCTACAACCGCGCCTGGGACGGTTACCAGGCCGTGGCCAGCTACGATCAGCAGGACTGGTTTCGCGTGCCCACCCGTTATGAGGACGGGCAACTGCACTTCGACTTGCAGGCCGAGCACGAGCGCGTCTGGTTCGCTTATTTCGAGCCTTACCCGCGGGCGCGGCATGAACGCCTGATCGCCAACGCGCTGGAGCGCGGCGCTGAACTGGTGGCCAGCGGTAGAAGCCTGGAAGGTCGCGATATCCAGCTACTGCGCATTGGCGGTCAGGCTGCCGCGCCGCGCAAGCTGTGGATCATCGCCCAGCAGCATCCGGGCGAGCACATGGCCGAGTGGTTCATGGAGGGGCTGATCGAGCGTTTGCAGAATCCGCAGGATGCCGAGATCGCCGCGCTGTTGGCCGAGGCAGAGTTCTATCTGGTGCCGAACATGAACCCGGACGGTGCCTATCGCGGTCATCTGCGCACCAACCATGCCGGGCAGGATCTCAATCGCGCCTGGCAGTCGGCCAGTTCCGAGCGCAGCCCCGAGGTGCTGTTCGTGTTGCAGCATATGCAGCGTATCGGCGTCGACCTGTTCCTCGATATTCACGGCGACGAGGAAATCCCTCACGTATTCACCGCAGGCTGTGAGGGCAATCCGGGCTACACCCCGCGTCTGGCTGCGCTGGAAGAAGACTTCCGCAGCCGTCTGGTGGGCATCGGCGCCGAGTTCCAGACCCGTTTCGGCTACCCGCGCGACGAACCCGGCCAGGCCAACCTGACCCTGGCCTGCAATGCCGTCGGCCAGGCCTTCGACTGCCTGTCGTTCACCATCGAGATGCCGTTCAAGGACCACGACGACAACCCGCAGCCGCGCACCGGCTGGAATGGCGCACGCTCGCAGAGGCTGGGGCAGGATGTGTTGACCGTGCTGGCGCAGATGGTCGGGCGCTTGCGCTGAAACTGGGCGTGCCGGCTGATGGCGTCTAAGCCGGTGCGCACGGCGCACCCTACGGGTTAACGTCGCGCAGGGTGCGTCAAAGTTGGCAGGCAAAAAAAGCCCGTCACGAGGACGGGCATAAAGTGCCGTTAACACACAGGAGTCAATAGGACGCAGTGATGCGTCCGGTATTACAGAATCGACAGCGGGTAGTTGATGATCAGACGGTTCTCGTGCAGATCCTGGCCAACGTCACGGCGGACGTCGGAGTTACGCCAGCGAATGTTCAGGTTCTTCAGGGTGCCTTCCTGAATGGTGTAGGCCAGTTCGGTTTCACGACTCCACTCTTCGGCATCGGTACGGCCGCCGGTGTGGATATTGGAGCCGCTGGTGTAGCGGTTCATCAGGGTCAGGCCCGGGATGCCGAGGCCGGCGAAGTTGTAGTCATGACGCAGCTGCCAGGAACGTTCCTCGGGGCTGTCGAAAGCAGACAGGAAACCGTCGTTGACCAGGGTGCCGCCACTGGCGCCGTCGATACGCAGGAATTTGGTATCACCGCTCAGTCGCTGGTAGGTGACCTGGAAGGTGTTGTTGCCCCTCTTGGCCGACAGCGCACCCTGATAGACCTTGTTGTCCAGGTCGCCGGCCTTGGCCGCGCCTTCGTCCTTGCCGTTGAAGTAGCCAAGGTTGGCACCCAGAACCCAGTCACCGACCGGTTGGCTGTGGGTCAGTTGCACGTAGCTCTGCTGATAGACGTCTTCCAGGCGTGCGTGCCAGACGCCGACCATGGTGTTGTTGCCGTTGAAACGGTACTCACCACCGCCGAAGTTGAAGTCATCGCCTTCTACACCGTTGAACGTCATGTCTTCACGGCTGGCATCGTGACGCTGGCTGTTCTTCCAGAACTGGCCGCCGTACAGGGTCAGGCCATCGATCTCGCTGGAAGTCAGCTGGGCACCCTGAAAGGTTTGCGGCAGCGAACGACCGTCGTCAGCGCGCAGGATCGGCAGCACGGCGAACCACTCGCCGACCTTCAGTTCGGTCTTGGAAATCTTGGCCTTGGCAGCTACGGCAGTACGGCCGAACTGGTCGGCGGCCTGGCCGTCGTCGTGGATCGGCATCAGTTGGGTGTTGGCAGCGCCGCGATTGCCGTCCAGCTTGATGCTGTACAGACCGAGCACGTCCAGGCCAAAGCCGACGGTGCCTTCGGTGAAACCGGAGCGCGCATCGAGAATGAAGTTCTGCGTCCAGCCTTCGGCCTGGCCCTGGCGCTCGCCACGGATCACGGGGTCGGTGCCGTTCAGGTAGTTGCGGTTGAAGTAATAGTTGCGCAGGCCGAGGGTGACCTTGGCGTCTTCGACGAAGCCGGCAGCGTGCGTGGTGGTCGGCATAACCAGGGCCAGAGCCGTGCTGCCGAGCAGGGCCAATGGAATGATGTTGCGTGCGGTCATTGTTGTTGTGCTCCCAGTTTTTGAACGAACCATCCCCTGCTGGTCTGCATCAGGACCTGCATGATGGGAATGTTGTGTTTGCCCCGTAGAGGGCGATAGCCCGGCCGAACGCGGCCGGTCATTGCTGGTGGCTGACGTCAGCCTCCGGCGAATCCGGTTCTATGGCGTGTGGCGGCGATGGATGCCGAGCAGGCGAGGGGCTGCTGCTCTGAGGGAGAGGCAAGGATAGTCATGTCATGGCCCTG
Proteins encoded in this window:
- a CDS encoding YciI family protein, producing the protein MKYLCLVYANEQELHSSPDSPHDSECFAYANAVQESGRMLAAEALQSVQTATTVRMRGGKLAITDGPFAETKEQLAGFYLVEARDLNEAIQLAGHIPAARVGCVEVRPVRELDIQPAQLQAGQH
- a CDS encoding ABC transporter permease — translated: MKSTISSKGWALLCLVPFALFFFAFQIAPLAWVASNSLNTAEGWGLGNFQQAFSSAFYRQAMRHSLEVAFWSSLFGIVIAIIGSYSLRQVSSRLRDFVMAFSNMTSNFSGVPLAFAFIILLGFNGALTILLKQMGVIEDFNLYSKTGLIVLYTYFQIPLGVLLLYPAFDALREDWRESAELLGASTWQFWRYIGLPVLTPALLGTFVILLANALGAYATVYALTTGNFNILPIRIAAMVSGDIFLDPNMASALAMVLVGLMTLITIVHQWLLRRSYHVTR
- a CDS encoding ABC transporter permease; the protein is MSPAEKRSPLFHQLVVYLLFLILLLPLLGTLVYSLSTSWSATILPSGFTFKWYVALWSDARFLAAFGRSLLVCFGALALALLLILPLLFVVNYHFPKLDGVMNVLILLPFAIPPVVSSVGLMQLFASGPLPILGTPWILIGCYFTIALPFMYRAITNNLQAINLRDLMDAAHLLGASTWRAAFMVVLPNLRKGLMVSVFLSFSFLFGEFVFANLLVGSRYETLQVYLYNMRNDSGHFTSALVISYFMFVLLMTWAANRLNKDKS
- a CDS encoding ABC transporter substrate-binding protein, translated to MKQLLLASLMGSAIALATSAMAEGTDLQALEQAARAEGAVNSVGMPDSWANWKDTWADLARLYGLKHQDTDMSSAQEIAKFAAEKENATADIGDVGAAFGPIAVQQGVTQPYKPSTWAQIPDWAKDQDGHWMLAYTGSIAFIVNKQLVKDIPRSWADLKTGTYKVSAGDVSTAAQAVNGVLAAAIAMGGNESNVQPALDFYGELAKQRRLSLANPTIQTLEKGEVEVGIVWDFNGLSYRDQIDPERFEVLIPSDGSVISGYSTIINKWAKNPNAAKLTREYILSDAGQINLAKGNARPIRAEHIELPAEVQAKLLPQEQYAKVQPIKDAAAWEATSKALPRLWQEHVIINMN
- a CDS encoding ABC transporter ATP-binding protein, which gives rise to MSYLNIRGLHKSYGATPIFTDINIEIGQGQFITLLGPSGCGKSTLLRCIAGLTAVDGGQILLGGEDLVPVAPQKRGIGMVFQSYALFPNMTVQQNVAFGLRMQKVPAAEASKRVAEVLELVELSDYADRYPQQLSGGQCQRVALARSLVTRPRLLLLDEPLSALDARIRKHLREQIRAIQRELGLTTIFVTHDQEEALVLSDRIVLMNGGQIVQSGDAETLYTAPADAFAAGFIGNYNLLDAEAASRLLGQQIGSRVAIRPEAIHFTDGGIEAQIRSHSLLGNVIRYRVEARGVELLVDVLNRSAADLHHDGQSVSLAIGADAIREVA
- a CDS encoding UTRA domain-containing protein, with the translated sequence MREEAPRAVTIICRALQEQIDRGLLPSGSKLPAERKLSELFDTTRITLREALGQLEAQGLVYREERRGWFVSPQRVAYNPLVRTHFHAMVAEQGRVPATEVLSARLMPASAQICQVLELPALSSVYQVCRARRIDGRLVLYVEHYLNPAYFPGILEFDLTRSLTDLYASEYGIHYGRVRFDMVPTALHAEAAASLKVAPGSPALRITRVNRDQHGRIIDCDLEFWRHDAIHVSVEVPE
- a CDS encoding alkaline phosphatase family protein, producing MKHNVILVVLDGLSYQVAQHALGHLLAYCQAGRAALYKLDCALPALSRPLYECILTGVAPIDSGIVNNDVVRLSNQRSIFHYARDAGLSTAAAAYHWVSELYNRAPFQASRDRHTFEPSLPIQHGHFYYADHYPDSHLFADADSLRQRHSPNLLLVHPMNIDDAGHKHGLDSSQYRNAARMADVLLAEYIQTWLDAGYQILVTADHGMNNDRSHNGVLPEEREVPLIVLGSAFSLDPAARPQQTELCGTICQLLGAAHDKPWCRELLA